GTCTCACCCAAATATGCATTTGTAGCATTCGCAACCTCTTTCCGAACAGGCCTCCTGCGAGCGCTGAGGCGCAGCACCTCTCCCATTCCACAGTCTGGTCTGCTGCAGGTTATTTGTGGCCCGCCGGCCTGTTCTGGCGGCCATCTTTTTTCTCGTCTTCACCACTGCCTTCTAACTTGGCGACCTATGATTCTGGCCTAAGAGGGAGCTGACTTATAAACTTGCAATTCCCGTATCaaccatcagcatcatgacagcCTCGTGAACTATAGCTAAAAGCAGCATCGGAATCGCCTCTGATTGCCTTTTTTCCATTTTCTTGTTGTTTGTGAATCAAAGCTCAACGCAATGAACAATAACATTGCTTCGCCGTTTAACCTTCAAGTTCCGATATCATCTGCTTCGCCTAGCGGATCTAACAATACCACAACTGGAAGGCCGCCGCTATGGACGCCTTCATCGCGACGAAAAGTCTCACGGCTTTATCTTTATACTACGCTTCctcttgagaagattatGGCAGTCGTTCATGCTAAATCTCCCGATACTCCTGCGCCTGGGTAGGTGTTTCTTGATGTTGTGCTGTATATATACACTAACAGCTGTATAGTAAAGATTCGGCCCACAAGACACTCAATGCGATGCTCAACAAACAgccacgatggcttcaccccAAGACCGAAGACGATATGGTTCGCCGATTAGAAGAGCTGGCTCTTTCTCCGACACGCACTAGCTCAACCCATAATTCCGTCGCATCTCCAACACAAGCCTCTGGGCCTATTCCTgctctcaacgccatcccAACACCACATCTCGTTAGAGATCCCGGTACTAGAGTGTCGCTCGAGGTTCCACCTTTTAACCAATATCCGCAGCAGCAATTTGTCCCAAATAATGGAACGGCCGCTCAAAGACAGATGCAACAGAATCAGGAGGACAACAGTACTTTTCGAAACTTCTTACAGCGGCCTACATTCATGACTACATCGACGGACTGCACTACTGGAAGTTTACGGCAAATACTCAATGACTATTCACACCCGTATGTCAAGACAGTAAAGCGCCTTATAAAACGGTATACAGCGCCTCTCAACCGCCGAGGAACGAGTCTGTCTCCCATttcagatgaagagccaaGTGTGGTATCATGGCTCAACGATCGTGACGCACCAGTTCACTTGCCCATGGGACCTTACTACCTTCCCGGAAACTTCCTCTGCATCGAAGAACTTGCCCGATATACATGTTTTCCGCAAGATGAGATCCATCAGAAACTGGCTTGTTTCTGCCGCCCTATTCACGAGATCGAAGAGCCAGCTTGGATCACAGCACATGGCCCTACACAAACTGGCACCAATGCACTATCAGCCGCTGTCCATGGTAGTTCATTCGAAGAACGCGATCAGTTTGGACATACCGCACTTCATCTCATGGCTGCACGATTCTTGTCGGATTATCTTTTTCAAGCCATCATCTCGGATAAGGCCAACCATGTCCTGAATGTGCAGAATACAGCGGGCCAGACACTCCTTCACGTATTGCACACTACCTGGTTTCAATCTCAGAACCAGGAGTTGCTGAAGCAGTTGCTGGATGCACTCGCTCACAAAGGATTCGACTTTAGTGCGCGCGACTGCTATGGACGATCATTCTCGCATATTCTCTTATTGCGGGACACACCACCTGAGCTACGAAATTATGCACTGGGACTGTGCAGTGCGACTAGCTATCAGAAGAGAGACGCCTTCAACGTAACACCTACTTACTCAGCCATCCCCGAGCCTGTAATGGGTATGAGCAGAGCAAGCACACAGGCTATGGACGTCGACCCTCCGGTACCAATGTCTCGACAAGCTAGCATTGCTGATCCTTGGCACTTTGACGATATCCACCAGGAGACACAACTCCTCAAGTACGTCAACGATGCGGAACTCAACCCCCGACTTGAAGACAACCAAGGCCGCAACGGGCTTCATTGTCTCGCAGCCGCCACACTCAGTGAAACCAGTATCACGCAAAAGTACTACCTCGATGAGAACGGCGCGCCGATCGACCGAAGACGCAGAAGGGACAAGACTGTTAAGAACTCGGACTCGTGCACCGATAGATTACAATTCCGTCTTGTTCTCCTCCAGAACCTCCTAGATGCAGGCGTCGATCCAAACCACTATGACATCCACGGCAACACACCCCTGATGGCATTTGTCGCCCAACTCCCCGAAGACGATGATTACAAAATCGGCCCCGATATCATTCGAGAACTCATCGATTCCGGCGCTCAAGTCAACGCTCGAAATCGATCAGGCGAAACAGCACTACACGTAGCTGTTCGCTGCGGTCACAAACTCGCTGTTAAACAACTTGTTGAGAGCGGCGCATGTGTGCATGTTCGCGATGCAGCGGGTAGAAGTGTGCTAGAGGCCGCggatgtcaagatgaagggGTTGAGAGGTCACGATGATGCGGAGTATGCGCACCTTGAGGCTTGTAGGGCGTGGTTGAGTGGGATTTCGGGAGGTGCGGTGCAGGAACCGACGGTGTTGCAGGAGTGGGACGCTTCCTTAGGTGATGAGAGTTGAGGAGGTTCTTGTTTATATATATCTACATGGGGTTTGCAGTTCTGGGATGGCGTTGGGATAGAAGCGGATACCCTGGTGTTATATGGCAAAAGAAGGTATAGACTTGCTTTCACTGTATATATAGGGACTAAGATCTCCTCCACAGAAATCGAGAAAGAAGTAAAATCGATATTTCTCCCAATTTTATGTGAGACGCTGGTGACGGTGCGTTCTGGAGGAGTTACTCAGGCTATTCTGAAGTGAGGGTATACGCCACGACGGTGCGTCACAAACAATCAATACACAGAGAAACCGGAGGAACTCTTCTAGAATTGAGAGAGATTCTATATCAGCAACCAAGGACTTCTTAGTATCTCCGATGCAATTAAAGAACCCTGTCGTGAACTCAATTGGTGGACTTTGGGGTAGCTTCAATCATTCCTCCAGGCCCTTCATCCTAGAACTATATGCTCTAGCCTCAAAAGGGATCTATAAACGCTCGCTGCACCTTTGCCGTCATCCTGCAGTACGATAATACCCTTGCTCTAAAGTCCGAAAGCGAAGGTTGTCTCGATCACCTCGCAACATGATTGGTCTTTCGGATATGTTGGCAAAAAAGCGTCAGCATCGGCCCCTCCTACGCCGATGGCTGACGCCAGCCGCGATGTACTGCAAGATCCGCACTTCATTCTATTCGTGTGAGCTATACAatctcaacgacatcaatTTCGGATTTTAGAAATGGCGATTTGTATAAGTATCGTGGGACATTCCCACTTGAATAGgcttatcatcatcaacacttgCAATTTAGAACATACACTCCGCAATACACTCCAAAACACAACTTGAGCTATCATTTGCTatcaattcaattcaatcaCCATGTCTCCTCACTCTGCTgcaaccaccaccaatgacCTCGTCAACGAGTATgccgatatcatcaagggcaaAACAATCCTCACAACAGGTGTCACACCCAACAGTCTCGGCGCAACCTTCATCCTAGAAACCGCCTCCAagtctccatctcttctcatccttgcaGGCCGCAATGcctccaaactccaagaaatgtctgaagccatcaccaagaccaacccCTCCATCAAGACCCGCTCTCTTGTGGTAGATCTAGGCTCTTTGGCTTCAGTGCGAAAGGCTGCCGAAGAAGTCAACGGCTGGAGTGACGTGCCTAGCATTGATGTCGTTGTCAACAATGCTGGAGTCATGGCTATTCCATACACCAAGAGTGTGGATGGCTATGAGATGCAGTTTGCTATTTGCCATCTTGGACATTTCCTTTTGACGAACTTGATTATGGATAAGATTCTTGCTTCGGAGTCACCCCGTGTTGTCAACATCTCGAGCAATGGCCACAGTCTTGGTCCTATTCGCTTCGCCGATCCTCACTTCAGTGTAAGTCAACCAGCCTTGCATATTACACCATACTAACTTGAACAGGACGGCGAGCTTTACGACCAATGGACTGCCTACGGTCAATCCAAGACTGGCAATATGCTCTTCTCTATGTCTTTGGCTCAAAAACTAGGAAGCCGTGGTCTCCAATCTTACAGTGTTCATCCCGGTCTCATTCTGTCAACTGGTCTCGGTACACATCTAGACTTTGCCAGCATGGACGCTGATCTCGGCACTTTCAGTAGGTCAACTCTTACTCCCTTCAATACTCTAACTAACAAAACCCAGTCAAATCTCACCGTGAACGTGGCAACTCTGAAGGATGGACAGCTATCCCCCCTGTTCCTGTCGAAGTCGGTGCTGCGACACATGCATTCGCTGCTTTCGACCCCAACATCAAAGGTGAGATATTATTTACAAATGAGTATGAACAAAGGCTAATAACTAAACAGCAAGCAACGGCGCTTATCTCTTGGAGGCGAGGGTCGCTGATCCTTTTGTTGATACTGTCAAGGCCTGGGCGCGAGATGCtattgaggctgagaagttGTGGAGGTTGAgtgaggatcttgttggGCAGAAGTTTGGATACTAATCGCTGCAGTATGCTCTTTGGCTTGGAGGCAATAAAGGAGGAGTTGGACTCAAAATTACAGGTACTTAGATTGCGATGATATTAACGTTACTCATACTTAATATGCATCGTTCTCTCTTTGTCAACTGGATCATTTTCTacttttggtggtgatctgTCGGCTTGTTCTGCCTTTAAATGCCTCTTGAACGTGGAGGGCTGCAAACAAACTACTTCATCACATGAGACTGCGCAAGTCagatgttttgtttttttgtttaTTTCGCTTACTCTTTATCCATATCGTTGAGAgagagtcttcttctcagtggCTGTAGTGGCGTGTCACAAAAAAGCCGGCCGTGGATCTCATGTCGCACGCAGATTGAGATCTGACGTATGACTTCAAGAATGCAGTAACAATACTTGGCGCCAATTTAAACTGTTTACTTCATAAAATAGTAAAGAAAATGACGTTATAAGCCTCATAAAGTGAAATAACGAATTGCAGGCAATTAGATCGCATTGAGTTCTCACCTGACAGCTTGAGATGACCCGTCAAGGTGCG
This genomic interval from Fusarium verticillioides 7600 chromosome 1, whole genome shotgun sequence contains the following:
- a CDS encoding oxidoreductase — its product is MSPHSAATTTNDLVNEYADIIKGKTILTTGVTPNSLGATFILETASKSPSLLILAGRNASKLQEMSEAITKTNPSIKTRSLVVDLGSLASVRKAAEEVNGWSDVPSIDVVVNNAGVMAIPYTKSVDGYEMQFAICHLGHFLLTNLIMDKILASESPRVVNISSNGHSLGPIRFADPHFSDGELYDQWTAYGQSKTGNMLFSMSLAQKLGSRGLQSYSVHPGLILSTGLGTHLDFASMDADLGTFIKSHRERGNSEGWTAIPPVPVEVGAATHAFAAFDPNIKASNGAYLLEARVADPFVDTVKAWARDAIEAEKLWRLSEDLVGQKFGY